In Natronococcus occultus SP4, the following proteins share a genomic window:
- a CDS encoding ZIP family metal transporter, which translates to MDLFGELLLVFAVGLVTGLATGLGVLPFFVLDEIRDRWLVVLWGLAVGILLSAATFGLLAEGVAAGGVDAVALGALAGVGFVALADRAIDGYDLAPSDVSDVDPRTVVLTVAVLTIHSIPEGIAVGVSFVDLGTDGSVEVAGLALPSLAVFMAIAVSILNVPEGLAIAIPLIAYGMSRWKVVGWAVFSGLPQPIGAVAAYYFVTVFEGLLALSFGFAAGALFYLIVVEFLPAGVAAGADLENRGRVELASGALVGFVATLAIIAAVEGIGTV; encoded by the coding sequence ATGGACCTGTTCGGCGAACTGCTGCTTGTCTTTGCGGTCGGGCTCGTTACCGGACTCGCGACCGGGCTCGGCGTGCTCCCGTTTTTCGTCCTCGATGAGATCCGGGACCGGTGGCTCGTCGTCCTCTGGGGGCTCGCCGTCGGCATCCTGTTGTCGGCCGCCACGTTCGGACTGCTCGCCGAGGGTGTCGCCGCTGGCGGCGTCGACGCCGTCGCGCTCGGCGCGCTCGCGGGGGTCGGGTTCGTCGCCCTCGCGGACCGCGCTATCGACGGCTACGACCTCGCCCCAAGTGACGTCTCCGACGTCGATCCCCGGACGGTCGTCCTCACCGTCGCGGTGTTGACGATCCACAGCATCCCGGAGGGGATCGCGGTCGGGGTCTCGTTCGTCGATCTCGGAACCGACGGCAGCGTCGAGGTCGCCGGACTCGCGCTCCCCTCGCTGGCGGTGTTCATGGCGATCGCGGTCTCGATTCTGAACGTGCCCGAGGGGTTGGCGATCGCGATCCCGCTGATCGCCTACGGGATGTCGCGGTGGAAGGTCGTCGGCTGGGCCGTCTTCTCGGGGCTGCCACAGCCGATCGGCGCCGTCGCCGCCTACTACTTCGTCACGGTCTTCGAGGGGCTGCTGGCGCTGAGCTTCGGCTTCGCGGCCGGCGCCCTATTCTACCTGATCGTCGTCGAGTTCCTCCCCGCCGGCGTGGCCGCGGGCGCCGATCTCGAGAACCGCGGTCGCGTCGAACTCGCTTCGGGCGCGCTCGTCGGGTTCGTCGCGACGCTGGCGATCATCGCGGCGGTCGAGGGGATCGGAACGGTCTGA
- a CDS encoding digeranylgeranylglycerophospholipid reductase, producing the protein MNERYDVVVAGAGPAGAQCARDLARRGHDVVVLETESEDEFPRQSNKSTAGTFHSMMAAFGIPDDVVMQYTDTVVLESPTNHYVKDHSGAVLEFADFKRYLVEDGREKGVEYRFDARATAPITEGGEPVGVTYNGDEEVYADIVIDATGPAAPLAKKLGVTDLERENHAIGIEYELEGIEVDRPGFADLNDAMMLRLDHNIAPGGYSWIFHTGEDTAKVGLCYIQNEYHDQRAKESYTVDDYLSHWLDTDPRFRNAERLEGKQHRGSAHIQPPGQMHTDRFMAIGDTVPTVDPVWGEGIHTCMKSGRAAAAAADSCLKHANVEPTAENLSMYDSLWHKQVAPNATKRLLMTQLLYLADNERYDEFMRDLGRMDEETLAKANDGNPLGIAKLLGAEDVPMLAQFAKRQLAGKLPW; encoded by the coding sequence ATGAACGAGCGCTACGATGTAGTAGTCGCCGGGGCCGGACCAGCCGGCGCCCAGTGTGCTCGCGATCTCGCGAGGCGCGGCCACGACGTCGTCGTCCTCGAGACCGAGTCCGAGGACGAGTTCCCGCGCCAGAGCAACAAGTCCACCGCGGGCACGTTCCACTCCATGATGGCTGCGTTCGGGATCCCCGACGACGTCGTGATGCAGTACACCGACACGGTCGTCCTCGAGTCTCCGACCAACCACTACGTCAAGGACCACTCCGGCGCCGTCCTCGAGTTTGCGGATTTCAAGCGCTACCTCGTCGAAGACGGGCGGGAGAAGGGTGTGGAGTATCGCTTCGACGCGCGAGCGACCGCGCCGATCACGGAGGGCGGAGAGCCCGTCGGCGTCACTTACAACGGCGACGAGGAGGTGTACGCCGACATCGTGATCGACGCGACGGGGCCAGCCGCGCCGCTGGCGAAGAAACTCGGCGTCACCGATCTCGAACGCGAGAACCACGCCATCGGCATCGAGTACGAGCTCGAGGGGATCGAGGTCGACCGTCCCGGATTCGCCGATCTCAACGACGCGATGATGCTCCGGCTGGATCACAACATCGCCCCGGGGGGCTACTCCTGGATCTTCCACACCGGCGAGGACACCGCGAAGGTCGGGCTCTGTTACATCCAAAACGAGTACCACGACCAGCGCGCCAAGGAGAGTTACACCGTCGACGACTACCTCTCTCACTGGCTCGACACCGACCCGCGCTTTCGCAACGCCGAGCGACTCGAGGGGAAACAACACCGTGGATCGGCCCACATTCAGCCGCCGGGACAGATGCACACGGACCGATTCATGGCGATCGGCGACACCGTCCCGACGGTCGATCCGGTCTGGGGCGAGGGGATCCACACCTGCATGAAGTCGGGGCGAGCGGCCGCTGCCGCCGCCGACAGCTGTCTCAAACACGCCAACGTCGAGCCCACCGCCGAGAACCTCTCGATGTACGACTCGCTGTGGCACAAACAGGTGGCCCCGAACGCCACAAAGCGGCTGCTGATGACCCAGCTGCTCTATCTCGCGGACAACGAACGGTACGACGAGTTCATGCGCGACCTCGGCCGGATGGACGAGGAGACGCTGGCGAAGGCCAACGACGGTAACCCGTTGGGGATCGCGAAGCTGCTCGGCGCCGAGGACGTCCCGATGCTCGCACAGTTCGCGAAACGACAGCTCGCCGGCAAGCTACCGTGGTAA
- a CDS encoding DUF7557 family protein, whose product MTQTLEISDDLMDRLESHCDEGQSPAELVEELVSIYETEGTFMQEGYTE is encoded by the coding sequence ATGACTCAGACACTCGAGATCAGCGACGACCTCATGGACCGACTCGAAAGCCACTGCGACGAGGGCCAGTCCCCCGCGGAGCTCGTCGAAGAGCTGGTCTCGATCTACGAGACTGAGGGGACGTTTATGCAGGAAGGATACACCGAGTGA
- the uvrA gene encoding excinuclease ABC subunit UvrA, which produces MSRDTIEVRGAEEHNLEDLDVSIPREEFTVVTGLSGSGKSSLAFETVYAEGQRRYIESLSAYARNFLGQMDKPQVETVEGLSPAISIDQKNAANNPRSTVGTVTELHDYLRLLYARVGTPHCPECGREVGEQSAQNMVERILELPEGTKAKLGAPVVRDQKGAFEDLFEELVSEGYSRVEVDGEEYDLTLDDPELDENFDHTIDVIVDRVKVSTEARPRIIDSVETALEEAEGVLKVILPDAPEDVAADLGAESRQTGALGDEGEDDDRFVVEFSKDLACTHCGIDVPEIETRSFSFNSPHGACPECEGLGETKEVDEDLVVQDPSKPIKHVFEAWSYNRSYYRTRLDAVADHFDVALSTPFEELDEEIQQAFLYGTSGQVLFKRQTKNGTRRKKKRFEGVIPNLERRYLETDSDSTREHIEDYMSATECPACDGTRLKAASRAVLVDGTAITEINAMSIGDARDHFDAMEADLTERERVIAEEILKEIRARLGFMCEVGLEYLTLDREAATLSGGESQRIRLATQIGSGLVGVLYVLDEPSIGLHQRDNDRLLDTLEELRDLGNTLLVVEHDEETMRRADNVIDMGPGPGKRGGDVVVNGSVDELKACEESITGDYLSGRRQIPVPDERRDPDGALTIRGARQHNLADLDVDLPLGNFTAITGVSGSGKSTLMHDVLYKGLAREMNDNTSVIPGEYDVLEGIDEIETVRLIDQSPIGRTPRSNPATYTGVFDYVRELFAQTKLAKQRGYEKGRFSFNVKGGRCEECGGQGTVKIEMNFLSDVYVPCEECDGARYNDATLDVTYKGKTIADVLEMEVEEAYDFFESSSQIRRRLQLLKDVGLGYMTLGQPSTTLSGGEAQRIKLAEELGKKDTGETLYLLDEPTTGLHSEDERKLIDVLHRLTDEGNTVVVIEHELDLVKNADHVVDLGPEGGEHGGEIVATGTPEDVARLEDSHTGRYLRDLLPKVDLDGPRGERVEPVTAPMDDD; this is translated from the coding sequence ATGAGTCGAGACACGATCGAGGTTCGCGGCGCCGAAGAGCACAACCTCGAGGATCTCGACGTCTCGATCCCCCGCGAGGAGTTCACCGTCGTCACCGGTCTCTCGGGGTCAGGGAAGTCCTCGCTGGCGTTCGAGACCGTCTACGCTGAGGGGCAGCGACGCTACATCGAGAGTCTCTCGGCGTACGCCCGGAACTTCCTGGGACAGATGGACAAACCCCAGGTCGAGACCGTCGAGGGACTCTCCCCGGCGATCTCGATCGACCAGAAGAACGCGGCGAACAACCCCCGCTCGACGGTGGGGACCGTCACTGAGCTCCACGACTACCTCCGCCTGCTCTACGCTCGGGTCGGCACGCCCCACTGTCCCGAGTGCGGGCGGGAGGTTGGCGAACAGTCGGCCCAGAATATGGTCGAGCGCATCCTCGAGCTTCCCGAGGGGACGAAAGCGAAACTCGGGGCGCCCGTCGTCCGCGACCAGAAAGGCGCCTTCGAGGACCTCTTCGAGGAGCTCGTCTCCGAGGGGTACTCCCGCGTCGAGGTCGACGGCGAGGAGTACGACCTCACGCTCGACGATCCCGAACTCGACGAGAACTTCGATCACACGATCGACGTGATCGTCGACCGCGTGAAGGTCTCGACGGAGGCCCGTCCGCGGATCATCGACAGCGTCGAGACGGCCCTCGAGGAGGCCGAGGGCGTCCTGAAGGTGATCCTGCCCGACGCCCCCGAGGACGTCGCCGCCGACCTGGGCGCGGAGTCGCGCCAGACCGGAGCGCTCGGCGACGAGGGCGAGGACGACGACCGTTTTGTCGTCGAGTTCTCGAAGGACCTCGCCTGCACGCACTGCGGGATCGACGTCCCCGAGATCGAGACCCGCTCCTTTTCGTTTAACTCGCCCCACGGCGCCTGCCCCGAGTGTGAGGGGCTGGGCGAGACCAAGGAGGTCGACGAGGACCTGGTCGTCCAGGATCCCTCGAAACCGATCAAACACGTCTTCGAGGCCTGGAGCTACAACCGCTCGTACTACCGGACCCGGCTCGACGCGGTCGCCGACCACTTCGACGTTGCGCTGTCGACGCCGTTCGAGGAGCTCGACGAGGAGATCCAGCAGGCGTTCCTCTACGGCACGAGCGGACAGGTGCTGTTCAAGCGCCAGACCAAGAACGGTACTCGGCGAAAGAAGAAGCGCTTCGAGGGGGTCATCCCGAACCTCGAGCGCCGCTACCTCGAGACCGACTCGGACTCGACACGAGAGCACATCGAGGACTACATGTCGGCCACGGAGTGTCCCGCCTGCGACGGCACTCGCCTGAAAGCCGCCTCGCGGGCGGTGCTGGTCGACGGCACCGCGATCACGGAGATCAACGCGATGAGTATCGGCGACGCCCGGGATCACTTCGACGCGATGGAGGCCGACCTCACCGAGCGCGAGCGCGTGATCGCCGAGGAGATCCTCAAGGAAATCCGCGCCCGCCTCGGGTTCATGTGCGAGGTCGGGCTCGAGTACCTCACGCTCGACCGCGAGGCCGCCACGCTGTCGGGCGGCGAGAGCCAGCGCATTCGACTGGCGACCCAGATTGGCTCCGGACTGGTCGGCGTGCTGTACGTGCTGGACGAGCCCTCGATCGGGCTCCACCAGCGGGACAACGACCGGCTGCTCGACACCTTGGAGGAGCTGCGCGATCTCGGGAACACCCTGCTGGTCGTCGAGCACGACGAGGAGACGATGCGCCGCGCGGACAACGTCATCGACATGGGTCCCGGTCCCGGGAAGCGGGGCGGCGACGTCGTCGTCAACGGCTCCGTCGACGAGCTAAAAGCTTGCGAGGAGTCGATCACCGGCGACTACCTCTCGGGCCGCCGGCAGATCCCGGTGCCCGACGAGCGCCGCGACCCCGACGGCGCCCTGACGATCCGGGGGGCCCGCCAGCACAACCTCGCCGATCTGGACGTCGACCTTCCGCTGGGGAACTTCACCGCGATCACGGGCGTCTCCGGCTCCGGGAAGTCGACGCTGATGCACGACGTGCTGTACAAGGGGCTGGCCCGGGAGATGAACGACAACACTTCCGTCATCCCCGGCGAGTACGACGTTCTCGAGGGGATCGACGAGATCGAGACGGTGCGGCTGATCGACCAGTCGCCGATCGGCCGCACGCCCCGCTCGAACCCCGCGACCTACACCGGGGTCTTCGACTACGTCCGCGAGCTGTTCGCCCAGACGAAACTCGCCAAACAGCGCGGCTACGAGAAGGGACGGTTCTCGTTCAACGTCAAGGGCGGCCGCTGCGAGGAGTGTGGCGGACAGGGAACAGTAAAGATCGAGATGAACTTCCTCTCGGACGTGTACGTCCCCTGCGAGGAGTGCGACGGCGCCCGCTACAACGACGCCACGCTCGACGTCACCTACAAGGGGAAGACGATCGCCGACGTGCTGGAGATGGAGGTCGAGGAGGCCTACGACTTCTTCGAGTCCTCGAGCCAGATCCGCCGTCGGCTCCAGCTGCTGAAAGACGTCGGGCTGGGCTACATGACGCTCGGCCAGCCCTCGACGACGCTGTCGGGTGGTGAGGCCCAGCGGATCAAGCTCGCCGAGGAACTGGGCAAGAAAGACACCGGCGAGACGCTGTACCTGCTCGACGAGCCCACCACCGGGCTCCACAGCGAGGACGAGCGCAAGCTGATCGACGTCCTCCACCGGCTGACCGACGAGGGCAACACGGTCGTCGTCATCGAACACGAGCTCGATCTCGTCAAGAACGCCGACCACGTCGTCGACCTCGGTCCCGAGGGCGGCGAACACGGCGGCGAGATCGTCGCCACCGGCACCCCCGAGGACGTCGCCCGCCTCGAGGACTCCCACACGGGTCGGTACCTCCGGGATCTGCTCCCGAAAGTCGATCTCGACGGTCCTCGCGGCGAGCGCGTCGAGCCCGTGACCGCGCCGATGGACGACGACTGA
- a CDS encoding WD40/YVTN/BNR-like repeat-containing protein yields the protein MTTVYAALRDRVLVCEDDDEEWTTTTALEGYDLESLAVSPAAPERVFVGTFEGGLQRSTDGGDSFESVETEFVPERESGFGGAENLESDAVTAVTVSPHDPDVVYVGTEPSRVYRSTDGGDSWEHRDGLTDLPSADSWFFPPRPHTHHVRWLEVDPFDPERLYVGIEAGAFVLSPDGGESWRERPEGSRRDNHSLATHSDREGLVYSAAGDGFARSTDGGESWDHPQEGLDHRYCWSVAPDPGDPDAVLVSSASGAGSAHTASSAESYVYRTSGGEPWERLEDVGLPTGEGVVRAELAAGTEPGVVYAATNRGLFRTASFGDDWERVPVSRPGAFETQAPRGLAVLGA from the coding sequence ATGACGACCGTCTACGCCGCGTTGCGCGATCGTGTGCTGGTCTGTGAGGACGACGACGAGGAGTGGACGACGACGACCGCCCTCGAGGGGTACGACCTCGAGTCGCTGGCGGTCTCGCCCGCCGCACCCGAGCGGGTGTTCGTCGGCACCTTCGAAGGCGGGCTTCAACGATCGACCGACGGGGGCGATTCCTTCGAGTCGGTCGAGACCGAGTTCGTCCCCGAGCGCGAGTCGGGGTTCGGCGGCGCCGAGAACCTCGAGAGCGACGCCGTTACGGCGGTGACGGTCAGCCCCCACGATCCCGACGTGGTCTACGTCGGCACCGAACCGAGTCGGGTCTACCGTTCGACGGACGGCGGGGACTCCTGGGAGCACCGCGACGGACTGACCGATCTCCCGTCGGCCGACAGCTGGTTCTTCCCGCCCAGACCCCACACCCACCACGTCCGCTGGCTCGAGGTCGATCCCTTCGACCCGGAGCGGCTCTACGTCGGGATCGAGGCGGGAGCGTTCGTCCTGAGTCCCGACGGCGGCGAGAGCTGGCGGGAACGGCCCGAGGGCTCGCGCCGGGACAACCACAGTCTGGCGACCCACTCGGATCGGGAGGGGCTGGTCTATTCGGCCGCAGGCGACGGCTTCGCCCGGTCGACGGACGGGGGCGAGAGCTGGGACCACCCGCAGGAGGGCCTCGACCACCGGTACTGCTGGAGCGTCGCGCCCGATCCCGGCGACCCCGACGCGGTGCTGGTCTCGAGCGCCAGCGGCGCCGGCTCGGCTCACACGGCGAGTTCGGCGGAATCGTACGTGTATCGAACGTCTGGCGGGGAGCCGTGGGAACGACTCGAGGACGTCGGCCTTCCGACCGGCGAGGGCGTGGTCCGGGCGGAGCTCGCCGCCGGGACCGAGCCCGGCGTCGTCTACGCCGCGACCAACCGCGGGCTGTTCCGGACCGCGAGCTTCGGGGACGACTGGGAGCGCGTCCCCGTCAGCCGGCCCGGCGCGTTCGAGACGCAGGCGCCGCGTGGACTGGCCGTCCTCGGGGCGTAA
- a CDS encoding 30S ribosomal protein S24e, whose protein sequence is MDVDIISEEENPMLHRTDVTFELSHEDATPERLQVRDSLAAKMNKDADEVVVRKLDTKFGMRKTVGQAKVYETADHARDVEQDHMLERNKIGADEADAEAEAEEA, encoded by the coding sequence ATGGACGTCGACATCATCTCCGAAGAGGAGAACCCCATGTTGCACCGAACGGACGTGACCTTCGAGCTGTCCCACGAGGACGCGACTCCCGAGCGACTGCAGGTTCGGGACAGTCTCGCGGCGAAGATGAACAAGGACGCCGACGAAGTCGTCGTTCGCAAGCTCGACACGAAGTTCGGGATGCGAAAGACCGTCGGCCAGGCGAAGGTCTACGAGACGGCCGACCACGCCCGCGACGTCGAGCAGGACCACATGCTCGAGCGCAACAAGATCGGCGCCGACGAGGCCGACGCCGAGGCCGAAGCGGAGGAGGCCTAA
- a CDS encoding 30S ribosomal protein S27ae yields MARHELYGDDGTTDREQCPRCGDSFLADHGDRLHCGKCSYTEWE; encoded by the coding sequence ATGGCACGACACGAGCTCTACGGCGACGACGGCACCACCGATCGAGAGCAGTGTCCCCGCTGTGGCGACAGCTTCCTTGCGGACCACGGTGACCGACTGCACTGCGGGAAGTGCAGTTACACCGAGTGGGAGTAG
- a CDS encoding bifunctional N(6)-L-threonylcarbamoyladenine synthase/serine/threonine protein kinase, producing MSSHTRVLGIEGTAWAASAAVYDAATDEVVIESDAYQPESGGIHPREAAEHMHDAIPRVVETVLDRARESDDGPADEPPVDCVAFSRGPGLGPCLRIVGTAARALAQSLDVPLVGVNHMVAHLEIGRHTSGFSSPVCLNASGANAHLLAYRNGRYRVLGETMDTGVGNAIDKFTRHVGWSHPGGPKVEDAAEDGEYVDLPYVVKGMDFSFSGIMSAAKQASDEGGVSVEDVCYSLQENIFGMLTEVSERALSLTGSDELVLGGGVGQNARLREMLAEMCDQRGASFHAPEARFLRDNAGMIAVLGAKMYNAGDTLAIEDSRVNPDFRPDQVPVSWRADDANLTLGREEGPVQGAEALVDLEPEAGRVTKRREPKSYRHPELDERLRTERTRSEARLTSLARREGVPTPVLSDVDGREARLELEYVGHEDLRTSLSPSRVREVAGHLARLHRAGFVHGDPTTRNVRLGADRTYLIDFGLGYHTDHVEDYAMDLHVFDQSLVGTAADPEPLRRALREGYREVGEGHVLDRLEDVEGRGRYVE from the coding sequence GTGAGTTCTCACACCCGCGTCCTCGGCATCGAGGGCACCGCCTGGGCCGCCAGCGCGGCCGTCTACGACGCAGCGACCGACGAGGTCGTCATCGAGAGCGACGCCTACCAGCCCGAAAGCGGCGGCATCCACCCCCGCGAGGCCGCCGAGCACATGCACGACGCGATCCCCCGCGTCGTCGAGACCGTCCTCGATCGCGCTCGGGAGAGCGACGATGGTCCCGCCGACGAACCGCCCGTCGACTGCGTCGCCTTCTCTCGAGGCCCCGGACTCGGTCCCTGCCTGCGGATCGTCGGCACCGCCGCGCGGGCGCTGGCCCAGTCGCTGGACGTGCCGCTGGTCGGGGTCAACCACATGGTCGCCCACCTCGAGATCGGGCGCCACACCTCGGGCTTTTCGTCGCCGGTCTGTCTGAACGCCAGCGGTGCGAACGCCCACCTGCTCGCGTATCGGAACGGCCGCTACCGCGTACTGGGCGAGACGATGGACACCGGCGTCGGCAACGCGATCGACAAGTTCACCCGCCACGTCGGCTGGTCACACCCGGGCGGCCCGAAGGTCGAGGACGCGGCCGAGGACGGCGAGTACGTCGACCTCCCCTACGTCGTCAAAGGGATGGACTTCTCGTTTTCGGGGATCATGAGCGCGGCCAAGCAGGCCTCCGACGAGGGTGGCGTGTCCGTCGAGGACGTCTGCTACTCGCTCCAGGAGAATATCTTCGGGATGCTCACGGAGGTCTCCGAGCGGGCGCTGTCGCTGACCGGCAGCGACGAACTCGTGCTGGGCGGTGGTGTCGGCCAGAACGCTCGCCTTCGGGAGATGCTCGCGGAGATGTGCGACCAGCGGGGCGCCAGCTTCCACGCGCCCGAGGCCCGGTTCCTGCGGGACAACGCGGGGATGATCGCCGTGCTGGGCGCGAAGATGTACAACGCCGGCGACACCCTGGCGATCGAGGACTCGCGGGTGAATCCGGACTTTCGGCCGGACCAGGTGCCAGTCTCCTGGAGAGCCGACGACGCCAACCTGACGCTCGGCCGCGAGGAGGGTCCCGTTCAGGGTGCCGAGGCGCTCGTCGACCTCGAGCCCGAGGCGGGTCGCGTGACCAAACGCCGCGAGCCCAAGAGCTACCGCCACCCCGAGCTCGACGAGCGGCTCCGCACGGAGCGGACCCGCAGCGAGGCCCGGCTGACGAGTCTCGCCCGACGGGAAGGGGTGCCGACACCGGTGCTCTCGGACGTCGACGGGCGCGAGGCCCGGCTCGAACTCGAGTACGTCGGCCACGAGGACCTCCGGACATCGCTGTCACCGTCTCGGGTCCGTGAGGTCGCGGGCCACCTCGCTCGGCTCCACCGGGCCGGGTTCGTCCACGGCGATCCGACGACCCGAAACGTCAGGCTCGGCGCGGACCGTACCTACCTCATCGACTTCGGGCTCGGCTACCACACCGACCACGTCGAGGACTACGCGATGGACCTGCACGTCTTCGACCAGAGCCTCGTCGGCACCGCCGCCGATCCCGAACCGCTGCGGAGGGCCCTGCGCGAGGGGTACCGCGAGGTCGGCGAGGGGCACGTCCTCGATCGTCTCGAGGACGTCGAGGGGCGCGGACGGTACGTCGAGTGA
- a CDS encoding YgaP family membrane protein, translated as MKRNVGGLDRIVRGVLGIWLVVVAAAAYRDGARERAAIAGIAGLGLLQNAVTCFCGGNYLFGIDTTADSDGRN; from the coding sequence ATGAAGCGGAACGTCGGCGGTCTCGACCGCATCGTCCGTGGCGTGCTCGGCATCTGGCTGGTCGTCGTCGCGGCCGCGGCCTACCGGGACGGCGCCCGCGAACGCGCGGCGATCGCGGGCATCGCCGGGCTCGGCCTGCTCCAGAACGCCGTGACGTGTTTCTGTGGCGGGAACTACCTGTTCGGAATCGATACGACGGCCGATTCCGACGGCCGGAACTGA
- a CDS encoding DUF5808 domain-containing protein, translated as MADKPTSGEVFGVPYNFDRPSMGRMLSAYWQPGEGMLVEKPFGVGYTLNLANWRSWIVVAVAGLLLWQQEQGKTEGADGTEEDEPVEVIVDDE; from the coding sequence ATGGCAGACAAGCCAACCTCCGGAGAGGTTTTCGGCGTACCGTACAACTTCGACCGGCCGAGCATGGGTCGGATGCTCTCGGCGTACTGGCAGCCCGGCGAGGGGATGCTCGTCGAGAAGCCGTTCGGCGTCGGGTACACGCTGAACCTCGCGAACTGGCGTTCGTGGATCGTCGTGGCGGTCGCCGGACTGCTCCTCTGGCAGCAAGAGCAGGGCAAGACCGAGGGCGCCGACGGGACCGAGGAGGACGAGCCCGTCGAGGTCATCGTCGACGACGAGTAA
- a CDS encoding DUF4177 domain-containing protein, with protein sequence MATERGTVWEYETARPPRAATMEEASDPEELLNEYGREGWELVSTIEYTGGGTKYLVFKRPADRSSDE encoded by the coding sequence ATGGCGACGGAACGGGGAACCGTCTGGGAGTACGAGACGGCGCGACCGCCCCGCGCAGCGACGATGGAGGAAGCGAGCGATCCCGAGGAGCTACTCAACGAGTACGGCCGGGAGGGCTGGGAGCTCGTCAGTACGATCGAGTACACCGGCGGCGGCACCAAGTACCTCGTGTTCAAACGACCGGCAGACAGGAGTAGCGATGAGTGA
- a CDS encoding Gfo/Idh/MocA family protein, with protein MSNTDIVRLGVVGLGFMGQTHATNAETLGHEVVAGADLVASTREEFAAAYDAATYEAFEEMYESEELDAVAVSTPNAFHEPAVVAALERDYDVFCEKPLASDLESAERIADAAAQSDGFCMVNFHNRVSTATEVFKDRQAEGFFGDVTHVDANYVRRRGIPGVGSWFTNRELSGGGAVVDIGVHAIDYALYLMGYPEVEEVFAVTRTEFGHREDYVDPGDWYDETEEAVFDVEDSATAMLRCADDRTISLEVTWAANQAETNDFVVRGTEAGAALELGGEELTLYQAGKQGTDHLVDSTLTSGSLDRTGWEGSDERFLEAVRTGEPPALNGVEQGLTVQRVIDAIYRSAEAGTSVSVE; from the coding sequence GTGAGTAATACTGACATCGTCCGGCTCGGCGTAGTCGGACTCGGATTCATGGGACAGACCCACGCGACCAACGCCGAAACCCTCGGCCACGAGGTCGTCGCGGGCGCCGACCTCGTCGCCTCGACCCGCGAGGAGTTTGCCGCCGCCTACGACGCCGCGACCTACGAGGCGTTCGAGGAGATGTACGAGAGCGAGGAGCTCGACGCGGTCGCGGTCTCGACGCCCAACGCCTTCCACGAGCCCGCAGTGGTCGCCGCACTCGAGCGTGACTACGACGTCTTCTGTGAGAAACCGCTCGCAAGCGACCTCGAGAGCGCCGAGCGCATCGCCGACGCGGCCGCGCAGTCGGACGGGTTCTGTATGGTCAACTTCCACAACCGCGTCTCGACCGCAACGGAGGTGTTCAAGGACCGCCAGGCGGAGGGCTTCTTCGGCGACGTCACCCACGTCGACGCGAACTACGTTCGGCGACGGGGGATCCCCGGCGTCGGCTCCTGGTTCACGAACCGCGAGCTCTCCGGCGGCGGCGCCGTCGTCGACATCGGCGTCCACGCGATCGACTACGCGCTGTACCTGATGGGCTACCCCGAGGTCGAGGAGGTCTTCGCGGTCACGCGCACGGAGTTCGGCCACCGCGAGGACTACGTCGACCCCGGCGACTGGTACGACGAGACCGAGGAGGCCGTCTTCGACGTCGAGGACTCGGCGACGGCGATGCTCCGGTGTGCGGACGATCGGACGATCTCGCTCGAGGTCACGTGGGCGGCCAACCAGGCTGAGACGAACGACTTCGTCGTCCGCGGCACCGAGGCGGGGGCGGCGCTCGAGCTCGGCGGCGAGGAGCTGACGCTGTACCAGGCGGGCAAGCAGGGCACCGATCACCTGGTCGACTCTACGCTGACGAGTGGCTCTCTCGATCGGACGGGCTGGGAGGGCAGCGACGAGCGGTTCCTCGAGGCCGTGCGAACGGGGGAGCCGCCGGCGCTAAACGGGGTCGAACAGGGGCTGACGGTCCAGCGCGTGATCGACGCGATCTACCGCTCCGCCGAAGCGGGGACGTCGGTGTCAGTCGAGTAG